In Fluviicola taffensis DSM 16823, the following are encoded in one genomic region:
- a CDS encoding HTTM domain-containing protein, whose product MVINKRWSNFLFKEVSISPLIAFRIIIGILFLFSTVRFILNGWVKQLYIDPPFHFSYLGFDWVKPLAGNGMYLPFIAMIVASLGIIFGAFYRFSTSLFFLAFTYVELLDKSYYLNHYYFVSLIAFLLIWMPANAQFSLDAKRNPSIQRETIPQWPIFLLRFQLGIVYCFAGIAKLNADWLFEAQPLRLWLQAFRDLPLVGNLFATSWVAFGFSWFSCFYDLTIPFFLSKNKTRVVAYVFVVVFHVITWLLFPIGVFPWVMICSTLIFFPASFHDRWLNKLKNWFRWKSVSAKISSPASKTVFIFTSIFLIIQIILPFRYLLYPNGLFWHEEGFRFSWRVMLVEKKGYATFYVEDPKTRNSIEISNEDYLSPQQIDQMSRQPDMILQFAHFLGNKYADTTFHFGSKSVHLSRPRVTADVYVTLNGRPNQHFVGRETDLMKEHYNLKHRKWIIPLKN is encoded by the coding sequence ATGGTGATTAATAAAAGGTGGAGTAACTTTCTATTTAAAGAGGTTTCTATTTCTCCACTTATTGCCTTTCGAATCATTATTGGGATACTATTTCTATTTAGTACCGTTCGTTTTATTCTCAATGGCTGGGTAAAACAATTGTACATTGATCCCCCGTTTCATTTCTCCTATTTGGGATTTGACTGGGTAAAACCACTTGCTGGAAATGGAATGTATCTTCCTTTCATAGCAATGATTGTTGCTAGTTTGGGAATCATATTTGGTGCATTTTACCGATTTTCAACAAGTTTGTTCTTTTTGGCTTTTACCTATGTTGAATTACTTGATAAAAGCTATTACCTCAATCATTATTATTTTGTAAGTCTCATTGCTTTTCTACTCATTTGGATGCCTGCCAACGCGCAATTCAGCTTGGATGCCAAGCGAAATCCTTCTATTCAACGAGAAACAATTCCACAATGGCCTATTTTTTTACTTCGCTTCCAACTTGGGATTGTTTATTGCTTTGCTGGAATTGCCAAACTCAATGCGGATTGGCTTTTTGAAGCACAACCACTTCGTTTATGGCTACAGGCATTTCGAGATCTTCCACTCGTTGGAAATCTCTTTGCAACTTCTTGGGTTGCTTTTGGATTTTCCTGGTTTTCGTGTTTTTACGATTTAACGATTCCCTTTTTCTTGTCGAAAAACAAAACACGAGTCGTAGCCTATGTTTTTGTAGTCGTATTCCACGTAATCACCTGGTTACTCTTCCCGATTGGTGTTTTCCCTTGGGTCATGATATGCAGTACCTTAATTTTCTTCCCCGCCAGCTTCCATGATCGTTGGTTGAATAAACTAAAAAATTGGTTTCGTTGGAAATCCGTTTCTGCGAAAATATCTAGTCCTGCAAGTAAAACAGTGTTCATTTTTACTTCGATCTTTCTAATCATTCAAATCATACTCCCATTTCGCTATTTACTATATCCTAACGGACTGTTTTGGCACGAAGAAGGTTTCCGATTTTCTTGGAGAGTGATGCTCGTTGAAAAAAAAGGATATGCCACTTTTTATGTGGAAGATCCTAAAACGCGAAATTCCATCGAAATTAGTAACGAAGATTATTTGAGTCCACAGCAAATCGACCAAATGTCGCGCCAACCAGATATGATTCTTCAATTTGCTCATTTTTTGGGGAATAAGTATGCAGATACAACCTTTCATTTCGGGAGTAAAAGCGTACATTTGTCGCGTCCAAGAGTCACAGCAGACGTTTATGTTACCTTAAATGGCAGGCCGAATCAACATTTTGTTGGTAGAGAAACTGACTTGATGAAAGAACACTACAATTTGAAACACCGGAAATGGATTATTCCTCTCAAAAATTAA
- a CDS encoding imelysin family protein, which translates to MKLVKWTIPFIALLVIAACKKKKDENTDFDKGPIMVNMADNYIIPGYVDLKTKIFDLESSWNDFLADKTQTKLDISKQAWADANISFQHVKGFDFGPAMTANLVLTFGTFPTDTAQINSNVQSGSYDLSTTQNLDASGFDALDYLLYKQDALTKFQTISSACSYVTNVIAKMKAEITLVVSGWDTYRATFVAGTSNESTSPFALLINNFCKDFELCKTTKLGFPIGNHTLGIQQPNYLEARRSGIGRTLLIENIRASRAIFYGLNLSGNTNGTGFDDYLNALENKASLSNTIASRFDYMLSTPQTWTETLEELMISSPTTLSNFYDYQQGSVINLKTDMASTFGVLITYQDTDGD; encoded by the coding sequence ATGAAATTAGTTAAATGGACCATTCCCTTTATTGCCTTACTTGTTATAGCAGCTTGTAAAAAAAAGAAGGACGAAAATACTGATTTTGACAAAGGACCTATTATGGTCAATATGGCTGATAACTATATCATTCCTGGATATGTCGATTTAAAAACTAAAATCTTTGACCTTGAATCAAGTTGGAATGATTTCTTAGCTGATAAAACGCAAACGAAATTAGATATTTCAAAACAAGCCTGGGCAGACGCCAATATCTCTTTTCAACACGTGAAAGGATTTGATTTTGGTCCAGCAATGACCGCGAACCTCGTATTGACTTTCGGTACTTTCCCAACGGATACTGCACAGATAAATAGCAATGTTCAAAGCGGTAGTTATGATTTATCGACGACTCAAAACTTAGATGCTTCCGGTTTTGATGCTTTGGATTATTTGCTTTACAAGCAAGATGCTCTGACGAAATTTCAAACGATCTCAAGCGCTTGCAGTTATGTTACGAATGTAATTGCAAAAATGAAAGCAGAAATTACCCTTGTTGTTTCTGGCTGGGATACATATAGAGCAACCTTTGTAGCTGGAACGAGCAATGAATCCACAAGCCCATTTGCATTGTTGATTAACAATTTCTGTAAAGACTTTGAATTGTGTAAAACAACTAAACTTGGTTTTCCAATTGGAAACCACACCTTAGGAATTCAGCAACCAAATTACTTAGAAGCACGTAGATCTGGAATTGGCAGAACCTTATTGATTGAAAATATTCGGGCTTCTAGAGCAATTTTCTATGGATTGAATCTTTCAGGAAATACAAACGGAACTGGGTTTGATGATTATTTGAATGCCTTAGAGAATAAAGCTTCGCTTTCAAACACGATTGCTTCCCGTTTTGACTATATGCTTTCAACACCTCAAACTTGGACAGAAACATTGGAAGAGCTCATGATTTCATCGCCAACAACTCTGAGCAATTTCTATGATTATCAGCAAGGTTCTGTAATCAATTTGAAAACAGATATGGCCTCTACATTTGGTGTCTTGATTACTTATCAGGATACAGATGGTGATTAA
- a CDS encoding DUF4856 domain-containing protein, translated as MRQLLYFISLSIILVQAASCKKSGCTDPNASNYNSKAKKDNGSCTYEATYSIPTSYTFTNASGQSTVDYSGQTDRINQLIELVTYAELGESQAISAQVLNDMFANTNGNGNGHFSFNSTRNLKDKCFSLDTATITNQFQAIQTASNFYLNIASNGQAGTLSSGTSTYLFAANGFQYSELIEKSIMGAVFQYQALNIYLGSANMNADNTTPVSGQTYTTMEHYWDEAFGYFSAPINFPTSSAVAFWGKYCNSQNAAINSNQVMMSNFLKGRAAISNKVIADRDVAIIEIKNMWEKIAAYQAMHYLTQAAGYYGTDQAKYLHVLSEAYGFIYTLRFAPVETRKLSTTEVDNLLAQFNGNLWSLNVTDINNIKATLDSNY; from the coding sequence ATGCGACAACTTCTATATTTCATTTCTTTGAGTATTATTCTAGTACAAGCAGCATCTTGTAAAAAAAGTGGTTGTACAGACCCAAATGCATCAAATTATAACTCCAAAGCAAAAAAAGATAATGGAAGTTGCACCTATGAAGCAACTTATTCGATTCCAACAAGCTATACATTTACCAATGCTAGTGGTCAATCAACAGTAGATTATTCTGGACAAACAGATCGAATAAACCAACTTATTGAATTGGTAACTTATGCCGAATTAGGTGAAAGTCAAGCAATATCTGCACAGGTTTTAAATGATATGTTTGCTAACACAAACGGAAATGGTAATGGTCATTTTTCATTTAATTCAACACGAAATTTGAAAGACAAATGCTTCAGCCTAGATACAGCCACTATTACTAATCAATTCCAAGCGATCCAAACTGCTAGTAATTTCTATCTGAATATAGCATCTAATGGTCAAGCAGGAACTTTATCATCCGGAACATCAACTTATTTGTTCGCTGCAAATGGATTTCAATATTCCGAATTGATAGAAAAATCAATCATGGGTGCTGTATTTCAATATCAAGCTTTGAATATTTATTTGGGATCTGCAAATATGAATGCTGATAACACCACTCCAGTTTCAGGTCAAACATATACAACAATGGAACATTATTGGGATGAAGCATTTGGTTATTTTTCTGCCCCAATAAACTTCCCCACTTCTTCAGCCGTTGCTTTTTGGGGTAAATATTGTAATTCTCAAAATGCTGCAATCAATTCCAATCAGGTAATGATGAGTAACTTTTTGAAAGGACGCGCAGCTATTTCGAATAAGGTAATCGCAGATCGTGATGTTGCTATCATTGAGATTAAGAATATGTGGGAGAAAATTGCAGCTTATCAAGCCATGCATTATTTAACTCAAGCGGCTGGCTATTACGGAACCGATCAAGCAAAATACTTACATGTACTATCTGAAGCTTATGGATTCATATACACTTTGCGTTTTGCACCTGTTGAAACGCGCAAATTGTCCACCACCGAAGTTGATAATTTATTAGCACAATTCAATGGCAATCTTTGGTCTTTGAATGTGACAGATATCAATAATATCAAAGCAACACTCGATTCAAACTATTAA
- a CDS encoding BadF/BadG/BcrA/BcrD type ATPase, whose translation MMDAKYIIADSGGSSTNWGIVLTNNEVVYVQTASLHPKYVFSEEDLLTELQTRFGDLKVPLFFYGAGCSSFEIQEKMRSLLKEIGFSQVEVFPDTLAACRALCGSEPGWVGILGTGSILIQYDGTRITKRIGGFGSFIGDEGSGFYFGKLLVRFLLDVENWESSWSAIFHSKEAILSKLASAEAQKWIASLGGLTAHLDFEFLHQQNVMLFIQNYCNQISDIPSVSLIGTYGFEQKNVVKNVFEKAGIQVLKQVASPLEDLVNFHIVNN comes from the coding sequence ATGATGGATGCGAAATATATAATTGCTGATTCTGGAGGTTCTTCTACAAACTGGGGAATTGTTCTAACCAATAATGAAGTGGTTTATGTTCAAACGGCTAGTTTACACCCCAAGTATGTGTTTTCTGAGGAAGATTTATTGACAGAATTACAAACGAGGTTTGGAGACTTGAAAGTACCCTTGTTTTTTTATGGAGCAGGATGTTCTTCTTTTGAAATTCAAGAGAAAATGCGTTCTCTTTTGAAAGAGATTGGATTTTCTCAAGTGGAGGTGTTTCCAGATACATTGGCTGCTTGCAGAGCACTTTGTGGAAGCGAACCAGGTTGGGTTGGTATATTAGGAACAGGATCCATTCTGATACAATATGATGGAACACGAATTACAAAGCGAATTGGTGGGTTTGGTTCTTTCATTGGCGACGAAGGAAGTGGCTTTTACTTTGGGAAATTACTCGTTCGATTTTTATTGGATGTAGAAAATTGGGAATCAAGCTGGTCGGCTATTTTTCACTCAAAAGAAGCAATATTATCAAAATTAGCCAGTGCTGAAGCTCAGAAATGGATTGCTAGTCTAGGAGGTTTAACCGCTCATTTAGACTTTGAATTTTTGCATCAGCAAAATGTAATGCTATTCATTCAAAATTATTGCAATCAGATTTCAGATATCCCATCAGTTTCTCTCATTGGAACTTATGGGTTCGAACAAAAAAATGTGGTGAAGAATGTTTTTGAAAAAGCAGGCATTCAAGTGTTGAAGCAGGTTGCAAGTCCACTAGAAGACTTAGTGAATTTTCATATTGTTAACAATTAG
- a CDS encoding DUF1987 domain-containing protein — MDTLIIQATAQTPLINLNSATGIMEIKGRSIPDDPEAFWGSVLTWFDNYMKNPSDETLVKIDLEYFNITSSKRILFLLYKLNELVDSGKKAKVEWYYRQSDEDMYEVGQDYAFMVRVPFDFREYSDNDLVVA; from the coding sequence ATGGATACATTAATAATTCAAGCAACTGCTCAAACCCCCTTAATTAATTTGAATTCCGCTACAGGAATCATGGAAATTAAAGGTCGTTCAATACCAGACGATCCCGAGGCTTTTTGGGGTTCAGTATTAACGTGGTTTGATAATTATATGAAGAATCCAAGTGATGAAACACTTGTGAAAATCGATTTGGAGTATTTTAATATTACTTCCTCTAAGCGTATTTTGTTTTTGCTATACAAGTTAAACGAACTTGTTGATTCTGGAAAGAAGGCAAAAGTAGAGTGGTACTACAGACAATCTGATGAAGATATGTATGAGGTAGGTCAAGATTATGCATTCATGGTTCGTGTTCCATTTGATTTTCGGGAGTATTCTGATAATGATTTGGTAGTTGCTTAA
- a CDS encoding OmpH family outer membrane protein translates to MKLGYLIATGLILGVTTFACSDKKEETKTKEETAPVVPTVSSKGLKMAFYYSDSLKEGFTYYKNEDARITKKGEAFQNDLMARQRSLEQQAATYEKYMREGTATGEQLQTLENDIMRKREQLMNLQQSKGAQLEKETNEALTVLGKKIEVAGKKYCEKYGIDMLLIHGQGGQINFINEKMNVTQSFIDFLNHEQESMEKELQGK, encoded by the coding sequence ATGAAATTAGGATACCTTATTGCAACAGGTTTAATTCTTGGAGTAACAACTTTCGCTTGTTCAGACAAAAAAGAAGAAACGAAAACGAAAGAAGAAACTGCACCAGTAGTTCCAACGGTTAGCTCCAAAGGATTGAAAATGGCTTTTTACTATTCAGATAGTTTGAAAGAAGGGTTTACTTATTACAAGAATGAAGATGCGCGAATCACAAAAAAAGGAGAAGCTTTTCAAAATGATTTGATGGCTCGTCAACGTTCTTTAGAGCAACAAGCTGCAACTTATGAGAAATACATGCGTGAAGGAACGGCAACAGGTGAGCAATTGCAAACATTGGAAAATGATATTATGCGCAAGCGTGAGCAGTTGATGAATTTGCAACAAAGTAAAGGTGCTCAATTGGAAAAAGAAACCAACGAAGCATTGACTGTTTTAGGGAAGAAAATTGAAGTAGCAGGTAAAAAATACTGTGAAAAATATGGAATAGATATGCTGTTGATTCATGGACAAGGTGGTCAAATCAACTTTATCAATGAAAAAATGAACGTTACTCAATCATTCATTGATTTCTTGAATCACGAACAAGAATCGATGGAAAAAGAACTTCAGGGGAAATAA
- a CDS encoding DUF4924 family protein, translating to MLIAQQKLNENVAEYVLYMYQIEDLIRAYQFDLDRIMKEVVAPNLPDSSFLERYRAWYGGLIQDMKSERIMEAGHRLELQDVLVELSYLHNSLLTVVNDEKYKTLYSTALPFVEDFIDRSNLKGMNHLEVCFHALYMKLLMRLQKKEIGQETEEAFDSMRILLAYLTRSYHQMKTGEGQYWNN from the coding sequence ATGCTTATAGCACAACAGAAGCTTAACGAAAACGTAGCAGAGTATGTCCTCTACATGTATCAGATTGAAGATTTGATACGTGCTTATCAATTTGATTTAGATCGAATCATGAAGGAAGTTGTTGCTCCAAATTTACCCGATAGTTCTTTTTTGGAAAGATACAGAGCTTGGTACGGAGGTCTAATTCAAGATATGAAATCTGAGCGAATTATGGAAGCTGGACATCGTTTAGAGCTTCAAGATGTGTTGGTGGAACTTTCATACTTGCACAATTCATTACTTACAGTTGTGAATGATGAGAAATACAAAACACTTTACTCAACTGCTTTACCTTTCGTTGAAGATTTCATAGATCGATCCAATTTAAAAGGGATGAATCACTTAGAGGTTTGTTTTCATGCGCTTTATATGAAGTTGCTAATGAGGCTTCAAAAGAAAGAAATTGGACAGGAAACAGAAGAAGCATTTGATTCGATGCGGATTTTATTGGCTTACTTGACACGATCTTACCATCAAATGAAAACGGGGGAAGGACAGTATTGGAATAATTAA
- a CDS encoding glycoside hydrolase family 25 protein: MAKRRTAKKVAPKRKSKSTKSRRSKAIFWFIIPFGLLAFFFFWYESKGMVQTSSHFHEIIPSGYKSVGLDVSHHQGKINWDLLLQEKGFDTIIDFVYCKVTEGSDHLDTQWERNREYLNKHGISNGAYHYFNPKSAPRPQAEYFLSVYKIRSIDLPPVLDVEDEGFSDEDLIAKVLIWCEEVKKATGVKPIIYTSLNFYETKFRGKMEGYNFWIAAYSREPQYMTDREVLHWQFSESGRLPGISGNVDLNVSKQELY, from the coding sequence ATGGCAAAAAGAAGAACTGCGAAAAAAGTCGCCCCAAAGCGCAAATCAAAATCGACCAAAAGTCGCAGGAGTAAAGCCATTTTTTGGTTTATTATTCCATTTGGACTTTTAGCATTTTTCTTCTTTTGGTATGAATCCAAGGGAATGGTACAAACTTCTAGTCATTTCCACGAAATCATCCCCTCAGGTTATAAAAGTGTTGGATTAGATGTTTCACACCATCAAGGTAAAATAAATTGGGATTTACTGCTTCAAGAAAAGGGATTCGACACCATTATTGATTTTGTGTATTGCAAAGTAACGGAAGGATCCGATCATTTGGACACACAATGGGAACGCAATCGAGAATACTTGAACAAACATGGAATTTCAAACGGAGCGTATCATTATTTCAATCCGAAATCAGCACCCAGACCACAAGCGGAATATTTTCTTTCTGTATACAAGATCAGAAGCATCGATTTACCCCCTGTTCTTGATGTGGAAGATGAAGGGTTTTCTGACGAGGATTTGATTGCAAAAGTGCTTATTTGGTGTGAAGAAGTGAAGAAAGCCACAGGAGTAAAACCAATCATTTATACATCACTCAATTTTTACGAAACAAAATTTCGAGGTAAAATGGAAGGCTATAACTTTTGGATTGCAGCTTATAGCAGAGAACCGCAATACATGACCGACAGAGAAGTTCTGCATTGGCAATTTTCAGAATCTGGCAGATTACCTGGCATCAGTGGAAACGTAGATTTGAATGTGAGCAAACAAGAACTTTATTAA
- a CDS encoding ArnT family glycosyltransferase, translated as MKSFFAHPIFKDIRFWIVLFFLIRMVGITNPPLEVAHNWRQTTGTMVTRNFYEDSANILYPKIDFAGEKTGITGMEFPLLNYLDYIVSEVFGYQHWYGRLINLIISSLGIWFFFRLLKRYFTQETAFNASIILLASIWFAYSRKIMPDTFACSLVIMGFYYASRYFEETQRKWWHLTLYAALTLLGVLAKLPTGYLLILYALFIFNRQISIHLKIVFFIVSGVILAPIAWWYFSWVPYLVEKYQFWHFFMGKPISIGAKELIENLADGLKHFYDAALKFVGFGLFLVGLLFAFKKKNKLILRILGLGFAAFLIIALKAGFTFTHHSYYIIPFVPIMALVAGFGIAGFKSKTLQIVFLSAIMLEGTLNQLHDFRLKEHERAFVKLESDLDRFSKRSDLIVVNTIDNPTPIYFAHRKGWVASNEQLLDETYRKSIQQKGCKYVVILKRYLGGDLYLELPVVVNNADWVVYSLDKVSHK; from the coding sequence GTGAAATCATTCTTCGCTCATCCTATTTTTAAAGACATTCGATTCTGGATTGTTTTATTCTTTCTGATTCGTATGGTTGGGATCACCAATCCTCCGTTGGAAGTTGCTCATAACTGGCGGCAGACGACAGGAACCATGGTTACGCGTAATTTCTACGAAGACTCAGCAAACATTCTCTATCCAAAGATTGATTTTGCAGGAGAAAAAACAGGAATTACAGGAATGGAATTTCCACTTTTAAATTACCTAGATTATATCGTTTCAGAAGTCTTTGGCTACCAACATTGGTATGGAAGGCTCATTAACCTCATCATAAGTAGCTTGGGAATTTGGTTTTTCTTCCGACTACTCAAAAGATATTTCACCCAAGAGACAGCCTTCAATGCTTCTATCATCTTGTTGGCTTCTATTTGGTTTGCTTATAGCCGAAAAATCATGCCCGACACCTTCGCTTGTTCATTGGTAATTATGGGATTCTACTATGCTAGCAGGTATTTTGAAGAGACTCAGCGAAAATGGTGGCATCTAACATTGTACGCTGCACTTACACTTTTGGGTGTTCTAGCAAAACTTCCTACTGGCTATTTATTGATTTTGTATGCTCTTTTCATCTTCAATAGACAGATATCTATCCATCTCAAAATAGTCTTTTTCATCGTAAGTGGAGTGATTTTAGCTCCTATTGCTTGGTGGTATTTCAGTTGGGTGCCATACTTAGTAGAGAAGTATCAATTTTGGCACTTTTTTATGGGAAAACCAATCAGTATTGGTGCAAAAGAATTGATTGAAAATTTAGCCGATGGATTAAAGCATTTTTACGATGCCGCTTTAAAATTTGTAGGATTTGGGTTATTTTTAGTCGGATTATTATTCGCTTTCAAGAAAAAAAACAAGCTTATTTTACGAATTTTAGGGCTTGGTTTCGCAGCATTCTTAATTATTGCTTTGAAGGCAGGATTTACCTTTACTCATCACTCCTACTACATCATTCCATTTGTTCCAATTATGGCTTTGGTAGCAGGGTTTGGAATTGCGGGTTTCAAAAGCAAAACCTTACAAATCGTTTTTCTAAGCGCAATTATGCTTGAAGGAACATTGAATCAACTCCACGACTTTCGATTAAAAGAACACGAGCGAGCATTCGTGAAACTGGAAAGTGATTTAGACCGATTCTCCAAACGCTCCGATCTAATTGTGGTAAATACCATAGATAACCCTACACCTATTTATTTTGCACACCGAAAAGGGTGGGTTGCTAGTAATGAGCAATTATTAGATGAAACCTATCGAAAATCCATTCAGCAAAAAGGATGCAAATACGTGGTGATTCTAAAACGCTATTTGGGGGGTGATTTGTATTTGGAACTTCCAGTCGTGGTGAACAATGCTGATTGGGTAGTTTATTCCTTAGACAAGGTGTCACATAAGTAG